The genome window GACGTACAAAAATTTATTGGCAGAAAAATAATATTTAATAGAAGATAAAAGGGCTATCAAACTTATTCTTCGAATTTTTTAATAATGATAGATGCATTGTGTCCACCAAAACCAAACGTATTGCTTAATACAGCTTTTACCTCGCGGTGTTGCGCTTTATTAAAAGTTAAGTTTAGTCGGGTATCAAATGCCGGATCATCAGTAAAATGATTGATAGTTGGCGGAATAATACCTTTGTTAATAGCCAATAAACTGGCTATAGCTTCAATAGCACCTGCTCCGCCTAATAAGTGACCGGTCATTGATTTGGTAGAACTTATATTGATGTTATAAGCATGCTCACCAAATACTTTTTGAATGGCTTTTATTTCCTGTGGGTCGCCAAGTGGAGTAGATGTACCATGTACGTTTACATAGTCAATTTCACTTGGTTGCATACCGGCATCAGCCAAAGCGGCAATCATTACATTGGCTGCACCAATTCCTTCCGGATGCGGAGCTGTCATATGGTAAGCATCGGCAGTGGCACCGTACCCTACAATTTCGCCATAAATTTTAGCACCACGTGCTTTGGCGTGTTCCAATTCTTCTAACATTAAAGCTCCCGCGCCTTCACCTAACACAAAACCATCCCTGTCCAAATCAAATGGACGCGATGCTGTTTCGGGGCTATCGTTGCGTTCAGAAAGTGCTTTCATGGAGTTAAACCCACCCATAGCTGCTTCGTTTACTACTGCTTCTGATCCACCCGTTAAAACCATATCGGCTCTATTTGACTGGATGTACATAAAAGCATCGCCTATGGCGTTTGTGCTGGAAGCACAAGCAGAAACTACTGCAAAGTTAGGGCCTCTGAATCCGTATTTTATTGATATTAACCCTGCGGCTATATCAGCAATCATCATCGGAATAAAGAAAGGGCTGAAACGAGGAGTACCATCGCCTTTGGCAAATGCGCTCACTTCGTCTAAAAAGGTTTTTAAACCACCTATACCTGAAGCCCAAATGACTCCTATACGGTCTTTGTTTATTTTTTCTAAATCAATTCCGCTGTCTACAACGGCTTCATCAGATGTTATCATGGCAAATTGCGTGAACCTGTCCATGCGTCTTGCTTCTTTGCGGTCAATGAATTGAGTGGGGTCAAAATTTTTGACTTCGCAAGCAAATTTGGTTTTGAATTTGGAAGTATCAAATTGGGTAATAGGCGCGCAGCCACTTACCCCATTTGACAATCCATTCCAATACTCCTGCAAACTGTTACCAATTGGAGTTATGGCTCCAAGGCCAGTAATTACTACTCTGCGTGATGGCATGTAAAAATTAGTTTTGGGAGATTAAGTGTTTTAATTTTTTGTAAAAGAATTAAGCAAATTATGGTTTTACATTTTGCTCAATGTAGCTGATAGCTTGACCAACAGTGCCAATTTTTTCAGCTTGATCATCTGGAATAGCAATGTTAAACTCTTTTTCGAATTCCATGATTAACTCAACAGTATCTAATGAATCTGCTCCAAGATCGTTAGTGAAGCTAGCCTCATTAGTAATTTCTGATTCTTCAACACCAAGTTTATCAACTATGATGTTTTTTACTTTTTCTTCAACGTTTGACATTATTGTAATTTTATTAAATGTTTAATTGTGGGTGCAAATAAAGCGGTTTTTACTAAAAAAATAAACATTTTAAATTATGTTGATAATCAATGTTTAAAATGATTGTAAAGTATTTGTAATCAGTTTTTTGAGTTTTAAACACCACCCATTACATAAAGGTTTGAAAGTGTAGGTTGGGCACTGCCTCCTTCATTTTCGAGCGTAATAGCAAAGGCTTGCGCTGCTCCGAAGTCTTTCATTTTGTATAATACGGTATCGTTATTTAAATTTATAACCCCTGCATCAACAGGTTTTCCATCAACAATAGCCCAAAGTTGGTATTGTTTTCCTGCGGCCGGGCTTGGTAATTGTTTTATTTGTAAAAACACCTCACGCGTATCCTTTTTCCAGTAAATCATAGCCATTTGGTTACGGGTTTTATCAACCGATGGCATGACTATTTTCTGAACCTGCGGGTCGCTCATTATTTCCATTTCGGCCTTGTACTCGTTTAGCTTTACTTTGGTGCTTTTTTCACTATTGGCCAATACACTTTTTTCTGAGTTTAACGCTAAGACCAATTCATTGGCGCTTTGCCATTTGGTATATAAAACCACATTACCTATTAAGCTTACTATAATAACAGCCGCAGCAGCCATCCAGTAATTGTTGTTGGTTTTAGTAATTGGAATTACTTCGGCTTGTTCAACTTTACTGATATGTATGGTTGGTTTCTCCAACTCATCTATTTCGGCAAATATATTTTCTTTTATAAATGAAGGAGGGGTTTTGGCATTGGCTTGGGCATAGTTGTGCATAGCCTGAGTTGTTTTCTCCAATTCAGCCTGCAGCTCAGGGTACAAAGCACAAAGACGCTCAAAGTCTAGCGCTTCTGCTTCATTGCAAAGTCCGTAAACGTAACTCTCCACAATTCCTGATTCTATGTATGCCTCTATATTCAATTTACTTAATTAATATCAAAAACTTTTCTTAACTCAATCATAGCATTCCGTATTCGCGACTTAACTGTACCCAATGGCATATTCAATTCTTTTGAAATTTCATCGTGGGTATAGCCTTCAAAATATACTTTATCTATCAATTGTCTGTGTTCCGGTCGCAGGTTCGAAACTATTTTTTTTAATCCAATCTGGTCAACCTTTGCCTGTACCTGGTATGAAGCATCAATGTTTACCAAGTTGTCATCAATACTTTGGTTTTGTGCTTGCTTATTGTAT of Bacteroidota bacterium contains these proteins:
- a CDS encoding acyl carrier protein; protein product: MSNVEEKVKNIIVDKLGVEESEITNEASFTNDLGADSLDTVELIMEFEKEFNIAIPDDQAEKIGTVGQAISYIEQNVKP
- the fabF gene encoding beta-ketoacyl-ACP synthase II, with amino-acid sequence MPSRRVVITGLGAITPIGNSLQEYWNGLSNGVSGCAPITQFDTSKFKTKFACEVKNFDPTQFIDRKEARRMDRFTQFAMITSDEAVVDSGIDLEKINKDRIGVIWASGIGGLKTFLDEVSAFAKGDGTPRFSPFFIPMMIADIAAGLISIKYGFRGPNFAVVSACASSTNAIGDAFMYIQSNRADMVLTGGSEAVVNEAAMGGFNSMKALSERNDSPETASRPFDLDRDGFVLGEGAGALMLEELEHAKARGAKIYGEIVGYGATADAYHMTAPHPEGIGAANVMIAALADAGMQPSEIDYVNVHGTSTPLGDPQEIKAIQKVFGEHAYNINISSTKSMTGHLLGGAGAIEAIASLLAINKGIIPPTINHFTDDPAFDTRLNLTFNKAQHREVKAVLSNTFGFGGHNASIIIKKFEE
- a CDS encoding anti-sigma factor yields the protein MNIEAYIESGIVESYVYGLCNEAEALDFERLCALYPELQAELEKTTQAMHNYAQANAKTPPSFIKENIFAEIDELEKPTIHISKVEQAEVIPITKTNNNYWMAAAAVIIVSLIGNVVLYTKWQSANELVLALNSEKSVLANSEKSTKVKLNEYKAEMEIMSDPQVQKIVMPSVDKTRNQMAMIYWKKDTREVFLQIKQLPSPAAGKQYQLWAIVDGKPVDAGVINLNNDTVLYKMKDFGAAQAFAITLENEGGSAQPTLSNLYVMGGV
- a CDS encoding RNA polymerase sigma factor, whose amino-acid sequence is MLVSALKEKNREAFSYLYDNYSAALYGVINRITQNEEIANDVLQEAFVKIWKNIDNYSREKGSIYTWMLNVCRNSAIDEVRSKQYNKQAQNQSIDDNLVNIDASYQVQAKVDQIGLKKIVSNLRPEHRQLIDKVYFEGYTHDEISKELNMPLGTVKSRIRNAMIELRKVFDIN